The Prevotella fusca JCM 17724 genome includes a window with the following:
- a CDS encoding MFS transporter, protein MKKYYPWVLVALLWFVALLNYMDRQMLSTMQEAMKVDIAELNHAEAFGALMAVFLWIYGLVSPFAGIIADRVNRKWLVVGSIFVWSAVTYLMGYAQNFEQLYWLRAFMGISEALYIPSALSLIADWHEGKSRSLAIGIHMTGLYVGQAVGGFGATLAAMFSWHAAFHWFGIIGIVYSLVLLVLLKENPKHGQKEASQGEAKPSKNPLRGLSVVFSTWAFWVILFYFAVPSLPGWATKNWLPTLFASSLDIPMSSAGPMSTITIAVSSFIGVIMGGIISDRWVQRNLRGRVYTSAIGLGLTVPALMFLGFGHSFVSVVGAGLCFGVGYGMFDANNMPILCQFISSKYRSTAYGIMNMTGVFAGAAVTQVLGKWTDGGNLGLGFAILGGIVVLALVLQLSCLKPTTDNME, encoded by the coding sequence ATGAAAAAATATTATCCTTGGGTACTTGTTGCCCTCCTTTGGTTTGTGGCATTGCTTAACTATATGGACCGACAGATGTTGTCTACCATGCAGGAAGCCATGAAAGTTGATATCGCTGAGCTGAACCATGCAGAAGCCTTCGGTGCACTGATGGCTGTGTTCCTGTGGATTTATGGTCTTGTAAGTCCGTTTGCTGGTATCATTGCCGACCGTGTCAACCGTAAATGGCTTGTTGTGGGCAGTATCTTCGTGTGGTCTGCTGTGACCTATCTCATGGGTTATGCCCAGAACTTTGAACAGCTTTATTGGCTTCGTGCATTCATGGGTATCAGTGAAGCTCTCTATATTCCGTCTGCTCTTTCACTTATTGCTGACTGGCATGAGGGTAAATCACGCTCGCTGGCAATCGGTATTCACATGACAGGTCTCTATGTTGGTCAGGCTGTTGGTGGCTTTGGTGCTACACTTGCCGCTATGTTCTCATGGCATGCTGCTTTCCATTGGTTTGGTATCATTGGGATTGTTTACTCACTTGTATTGCTCGTGCTGCTGAAAGAGAATCCCAAACATGGACAGAAAGAAGCATCACAGGGTGAAGCAAAACCAAGTAAGAATCCGTTACGTGGCTTGTCTGTGGTATTCTCTACATGGGCTTTCTGGGTGATACTCTTCTACTTTGCCGTGCCAAGTCTGCCAGGTTGGGCTACGAAGAACTGGTTGCCGACATTGTTTGCCAGCAGTTTGGATATTCCAATGTCAAGTGCAGGACCGATGTCTACGATTACAATTGCTGTATCTTCATTTATCGGTGTTATCATGGGTGGTATCATTTCTGACCGTTGGGTACAGCGCAATTTGCGTGGACGTGTATATACAAGTGCCATCGGTCTTGGTCTTACCGTTCCTGCTCTTATGTTTTTGGGCTTTGGTCATAGCTTTGTGTCAGTTGTCGGAGCAGGCTTGTGCTTTGGTGTTGGTTACGGTATGTTTGACGCTAATAATATGCCGATACTCTGTCAGTTCATCTCTTCAAAATACCGTAGTACAGCATACGGTATCATGAACATGACAGGTGTATTTGCTGGTGCTGCCGTTACACAGGTGTTAGGTAAGTGGACAGATGGTGGCAACCTCGGTCTTGGTTTTGCCATTCTGGGTGGTATCGTGGTTCTGGCTTTGGTTTTACAGCTCTCCTGTTTGAAGCCTACAACCGACAATATGGAATAA
- a CDS encoding cyclically-permuted mutarotase family protein produces the protein MITLLTGLGANASDTDSLMLMRGFPTDEVGIEHGVSACYAGSIDNQLIMAGGCNFPVNTLAPDSKKVYYSGIYATRTDEGNQLCWKQIGSLPEPLAYGVAITCDNSMVIIGGMNNDGSCGKVYHVSLVDGKAQLSTLPSLPCTADNMTGALVGRHLYVAGGVMDGKASNRVLRLDLDNLSAGWMDVKPFPGIVRVQPVAGSMGEKRFCLFGGFAPAANGEEAKLAIDGCIYDETTDEWQLLEEPKDDKGEPLFVGGGTAINLNEDQFLVMGGVNKDVFLSAVNHPQPDYLIHPIEWYRFNPYTLLYSKDGWKVLCKSHETARAGAALAQTQHGLYVIGGELKPRVRSNKIVKYPKR, from the coding sequence ATGATAACTTTATTGACGGGATTGGGTGCAAATGCTTCTGATACCGATAGCTTGATGCTGATGCGTGGCTTTCCTACTGATGAAGTAGGAATAGAACATGGAGTTTCTGCTTGTTATGCAGGTAGTATTGACAATCAACTGATAATGGCAGGCGGTTGTAATTTTCCTGTAAACACGCTGGCACCAGACAGTAAGAAAGTGTACTACAGTGGGATATATGCTACCAGAACTGATGAGGGTAATCAGCTCTGTTGGAAGCAGATTGGCAGTCTGCCAGAGCCATTGGCTTATGGTGTCGCCATTACGTGCGATAACAGTATGGTTATCATCGGTGGAATGAACAACGATGGGAGTTGCGGGAAAGTTTACCATGTCAGCCTTGTCGATGGTAAGGCTCAGCTCTCAACTCTTCCCTCACTGCCCTGCACGGCTGATAATATGACTGGTGCTTTGGTGGGCAGACATCTCTATGTGGCAGGAGGAGTGATGGATGGCAAGGCTTCCAATCGTGTCTTGCGGCTTGATTTGGATAATCTCTCGGCTGGTTGGATGGACGTAAAGCCTTTTCCTGGTATTGTACGTGTGCAGCCTGTGGCAGGTAGTATGGGTGAAAAGAGATTCTGTCTCTTTGGCGGCTTTGCTCCTGCTGCTAATGGCGAAGAGGCAAAGTTGGCGATAGACGGCTGCATATATGATGAAACTACTGATGAATGGCAGCTGCTCGAAGAGCCGAAAGATGACAAGGGTGAGCCGCTTTTCGTAGGTGGTGGTACTGCTATTAACCTTAATGAAGACCAGTTTTTAGTGATGGGTGGTGTCAATAAGGATGTTTTCCTATCTGCAGTTAATCATCCTCAACCTGATTATCTGATCCACCCTATAGAGTGGTATCGCTTTAATCCTTACACCTTATTATATAGTAAGGATGGTTGGAAGGTACTCTGTAAGAGTCATGAAACGGCACGTGCCGGAGCAGCTTTGGCACAGACTCAGCATGGTTTGTACGTGATAGGTGGCGAGTTGAAGCCAAGGGTGCGGAGCAATAAGATTGTGAAATATCCGAAGCGTTGA
- a CDS encoding cupin domain-containing protein, producing the protein MVIDFDKIAEEHIEAFKGGEGKLDMRAFVDEQARIMYSTLRPGASSGKHQHVGSFEVMYVISGELTVHYDDTIEVVRVGQLHYCPESHFHWFENCTDHDVVYLAIVPTLR; encoded by the coding sequence ATGGTTATAGATTTTGATAAGATTGCTGAAGAGCATATAGAAGCCTTCAAAGGTGGTGAAGGTAAATTGGATATGCGTGCTTTCGTAGACGAGCAGGCTCGCATTATGTACTCTACTTTGCGTCCAGGTGCAAGTAGTGGAAAGCACCAGCATGTAGGCTCTTTTGAGGTTATGTATGTTATCAGTGGTGAATTGACTGTTCATTATGATGATACGATAGAGGTGGTAAGAGTAGGGCAGTTGCATTATTGTCCAGAAAGTCACTTCCATTGGTTTGAGAACTGTACGGATCATGACGTAGTTTACCTTGCTATTGTACCGACATTGAGGTAA
- a CDS encoding TonB-dependent receptor: MQKRLLFLVTLLLAMTTTVMAQITTSGISGKVTSQGEDVIGATITATHQPSGTVYRAVTNIDGRYTIQGMRVGGPYKVSVAYIGQKTKTFENVMLRLGETEDLSCSLQDDSKELQEVVVTGSAGVNATKTGAAQSISSKQIADMPSITHGIADVARLNPQLTTTNSGAMSFAGTSNRYNSFMIDGAANNDVFGLSSDGTNGGRAGAQPVSMETIEQIQVNVAPFDVRQGGFTGGAINAITKSGTNVFHGSVYGFGNNQSLVGSKYPLADGGYAPKFNKQKEYNIGVTLGGPIIKDKLFFFANYEKTNKTYPNLYTLGSEHSAVDAAKANDILEKIADIANRQGVNFPTALSTDDIYTKSDKAGLKLDWNINETNKASVRWSLVNAVQLNNAGSRTSVNGKSYAFPFESVTNSFIAELQSRLSPSVANEARASYVRVRDNRAITGEYPNVTVNNVGGGSVNLGIERSSMANRLDQDIYTLEDNLTWYKGNHTFTFGTHNELYKFTNLFLQDLFGSYTFKNYDSFVNYYNDYVAGKLDPKKAYINQYRYGHANVDVTGDPRWEASFGAAQLSFYAQDKWDATTNFQLTYGLRMDIPIIIDTPTANEPFAQYAETKGWNVKTNQRLASTPLWSPRIGFRWDINRDRRYILRGGAGVFTGRIPFVWISNNYSNTGVQLSTFNVNSPTGLELLLNPNGQDANANKLKALGSQTINVYDRNFKYAQNLRFNLGFDFNLLGINWTAEAIYSKTLNDILYQNLAYEQTGKTFGEVYGSVGAPIEDNRPLYSKVTKGSPFTNIYKLSNTSKGYTVNLSLKAEKHFNFGLDLMASYTWTKAMSVNNGGSSVAESNWRFNYTYRNPNDPELGNSAYNIPHRIQASAYYHVNYGSQKQWQTTVGLIYQAKSGSPYSLYYYGDVNEDGANGNDLFFIPTDAQIDKMQFEETNFSANALTKAVFGADFAPAGNKLTADMQRALMKYWIGNDSYMKKHRGEYYKRFADNLAFEHHFDVHFAQKYSFKVGGQINSLELSLDVINVGNLLNKDWGHTYGDGFGVYYSPVSYQRNGRYQFTGGYATRNYSDYYSRWRGQIGLRYTF; this comes from the coding sequence ATGCAGAAAAGATTACTCTTCTTGGTTACGTTGTTGCTTGCAATGACAACTACGGTCATGGCACAGATTACAACATCAGGAATCAGTGGTAAGGTAACGTCTCAGGGCGAAGATGTCATCGGTGCTACCATTACGGCAACCCATCAGCCTTCAGGGACTGTTTACCGGGCTGTGACGAACATTGACGGTCGTTATACTATTCAAGGTATGCGTGTCGGTGGTCCGTACAAGGTGAGTGTGGCTTACATTGGTCAGAAGACAAAGACCTTTGAGAATGTGATGCTCCGTCTTGGAGAGACGGAAGATCTCTCTTGTTCACTTCAGGATGATTCCAAGGAACTTCAGGAAGTTGTTGTGACAGGTAGTGCGGGTGTCAATGCCACCAAGACTGGTGCTGCACAGAGCATCAGCTCAAAGCAGATTGCTGACATGCCAAGTATTACCCACGGTATCGCTGATGTTGCCCGGCTGAATCCACAGCTGACGACCACTAATAGTGGTGCAATGTCTTTTGCTGGTACAAGCAACCGTTACAACTCTTTTATGATAGACGGTGCGGCAAACAATGACGTGTTTGGTCTTTCAAGTGACGGAACGAATGGAGGTAGAGCTGGTGCACAGCCAGTTTCAATGGAGACAATCGAGCAGATTCAGGTGAACGTTGCTCCTTTTGATGTCCGTCAGGGTGGTTTTACGGGTGGTGCCATCAATGCAATTACCAAGAGCGGAACCAACGTGTTCCATGGTAGTGTGTATGGTTTTGGCAACAACCAGAGTCTGGTTGGTTCAAAGTATCCTCTTGCTGACGGCGGTTATGCTCCAAAGTTCAACAAGCAGAAGGAGTATAATATTGGTGTAACCTTGGGTGGTCCTATTATCAAGGATAAGTTGTTCTTCTTTGCAAACTATGAGAAGACCAACAAAACTTATCCTAATCTTTATACCTTAGGTTCAGAGCATTCTGCCGTGGATGCTGCAAAGGCAAATGATATCTTGGAGAAGATTGCTGATATAGCAAATCGTCAGGGTGTGAACTTCCCTACAGCTCTTTCTACTGATGATATTTATACCAAGAGTGATAAGGCTGGTTTGAAACTTGACTGGAATATCAATGAAACCAATAAGGCGTCTGTACGTTGGAGCCTTGTCAATGCTGTTCAGTTGAACAATGCCGGTTCAAGAACATCTGTTAATGGTAAGAGTTATGCTTTCCCATTTGAGAGTGTTACCAATTCATTCATTGCAGAGTTACAGAGTCGTCTCTCTCCATCTGTTGCTAATGAGGCTCGTGCCAGCTATGTCCGTGTAAGAGATAATCGTGCTATCACTGGTGAGTACCCTAATGTGACAGTCAATAATGTCGGTGGCGGTTCAGTAAACTTAGGTATTGAGCGTTCTTCTATGGCAAACCGCTTGGATCAGGACATCTATACTCTTGAGGATAACCTGACTTGGTATAAAGGTAACCATACTTTTACATTCGGTACGCACAATGAGTTGTATAAGTTTACAAATCTTTTCCTTCAGGATCTCTTTGGTAGTTATACCTTCAAGAACTATGATTCTTTCGTAAACTACTATAACGATTATGTTGCAGGTAAATTAGATCCGAAAAAGGCTTATATCAACCAGTATCGTTATGGTCATGCAAATGTAGACGTAACAGGCGACCCACGCTGGGAGGCTTCATTCGGTGCAGCTCAGCTGAGTTTCTATGCACAGGATAAGTGGGATGCAACAACCAACTTCCAGCTGACTTACGGTTTGCGTATGGATATTCCTATTATTATTGACACCCCTACAGCTAATGAGCCATTCGCTCAGTATGCTGAAACGAAGGGTTGGAATGTTAAGACTAATCAGCGTCTGGCAAGTACTCCACTTTGGAGTCCCCGTATAGGTTTCCGTTGGGACATCAATCGTGACCGTAGATACATTCTCCGTGGTGGTGCCGGTGTGTTTACAGGTCGTATCCCATTCGTATGGATTAGCAATAACTATTCTAACACGGGTGTTCAGCTTTCAACATTTAATGTTAACTCTCCAACAGGATTGGAACTGTTGCTTAATCCAAATGGTCAGGACGCAAATGCTAATAAGCTGAAAGCGTTAGGAAGTCAGACCATCAACGTGTATGATCGTAACTTCAAGTATGCACAGAACCTCCGTTTCAACCTTGGTTTCGACTTTAACCTGTTGGGTATCAACTGGACTGCTGAGGCCATCTACTCAAAGACACTGAACGATATTCTTTATCAGAACCTTGCTTACGAACAGACGGGTAAGACCTTTGGAGAAGTTTATGGTAGTGTTGGTGCACCGATAGAAGATAATCGTCCACTTTATTCTAAGGTGACGAAAGGAAGTCCTTTTACAAATATCTATAAGCTGAGCAATACGTCAAAGGGCTACACTGTGAACTTGAGTCTGAAGGCTGAAAAGCATTTCAACTTCGGTCTTGATTTGATGGCAAGCTACACTTGGACAAAGGCAATGAGTGTAAATAATGGTGGTTCTTCTGTAGCAGAGAGTAACTGGAGATTCAATTACACTTATCGTAATCCTAACGACCCGGAGCTGGGCAATTCTGCTTATAATATTCCTCACCGCATTCAGGCATCTGCTTATTACCATGTAAACTATGGTTCTCAGAAGCAGTGGCAGACAACGGTAGGTCTTATCTACCAGGCGAAGAGCGGTTCTCCATATAGTCTCTATTACTACGGTGATGTCAACGAGGATGGTGCAAATGGAAACGACCTGTTCTTTATTCCTACAGATGCCCAGATTGACAAGATGCAGTTTGAGGAGACCAACTTCTCTGCTAATGCACTTACAAAGGCGGTCTTTGGTGCCGACTTTGCTCCTGCTGGTAACAAGCTGACTGCTGATATGCAGCGTGCCTTGATGAAGTATTGGATTGGCAATGATTCATACATGAAGAAACATCGTGGTGAGTACTACAAGCGTTTTGCTGATAACCTTGCTTTTGAACATCATTTTGACGTACACTTCGCACAGAAGTACAGCTTTAAGGTGGGTGGTCAGATTAACTCTCTTGAGTTGAGCCTTGACGTCATCAATGTTGGTAACTTGCTGAATAAGGACTGGGGACACACCTATGGCGATGGCTTCGGAGTTTACTACAGCCCGGTAAGTTACCAGAGAAATGGTCGCTATCAGTTTACTGGTGGTTATGCAACACGTAACTACAGTGATTATTACAGTCGCTGGCGTGGTCAGATTGGTTTGCGTTACACCTTCTAA
- a CDS encoding RsmE family RNA methyltransferase, translating to MKEARYFYVPNAANETELPAEEAVHAMRVLRLKEGDEMYLMDGEGYFYQAEVALATPKKCIYTIKQTLKQKPVWHGRIHLAIAPTKDMGRMEWMAEKATEVGFDEISFLDCKFSERKTLRIDRIEKIVISAVKQSRKGWKPAVNPMMPFHTFIENCSNAGQKFICHCYPEILREDFFTVINNVSHAISSPSDSQKSSDNKPSVGDDITVLVGPEGDFSIDEVRFALEHGFESVTLGNSRLRTETAGLSAVMMSQLARRV from the coding sequence ATGAAGGAAGCGAGATATTTTTATGTTCCCAATGCTGCGAATGAAACTGAATTACCTGCCGAGGAAGCAGTTCATGCTATGCGTGTGCTAAGGCTGAAGGAAGGCGACGAGATGTATCTTATGGATGGTGAAGGTTACTTCTATCAGGCAGAAGTGGCACTGGCGACACCGAAGAAATGTATCTATACCATCAAACAGACCCTGAAACAGAAACCTGTATGGCATGGTAGAATCCACCTTGCCATAGCCCCGACGAAGGACATGGGACGTATGGAATGGATGGCAGAAAAAGCTACTGAAGTTGGTTTTGATGAAATCAGCTTCTTAGATTGTAAGTTCTCAGAGCGCAAGACGTTGCGTATAGACCGTATTGAGAAGATAGTTATATCGGCAGTAAAGCAAAGTCGTAAAGGGTGGAAACCTGCTGTTAATCCGATGATGCCTTTCCATACGTTCATAGAAAACTGTTCCAATGCAGGGCAGAAGTTTATCTGCCATTGTTATCCCGAGATTCTACGGGAAGACTTCTTTACTGTAATCAATAATGTTTCACATGCAATTTCGTCTCCCTCGGATAGTCAGAAGTCATCAGATAATAAGCCTTCGGTGGGAGATGATATTACCGTACTGGTCGGACCCGAGGGTGACTTCTCCATTGATGAGGTTCGCTTTGCTTTGGAACATGGTTTTGAGAGTGTTACATTGGGTAACAGTCGTTTACGCACAGAGACGGCAGGGCTTAGTGCCGTTATGATGTCACAGCTTGCACGTAGAGTGTAA
- a CDS encoding bifunctional nuclease domain-containing protein, which translates to MSKVQLIYVGISQIVGGPELGLLILSNLSHTRQIAIVCDSRMEYELGLRTGDKSITERLLPEVLCNVNPLMTSEHYEILFNSIIDGQYKALLVNKDDLSLMPIRASDAVLLAHVAKLNIFMEEHLFNRQSVDNSTGKNKIALPVNALSLEMLRHALEKAIEDENYELASMLRDEMKNRGKEP; encoded by the coding sequence ATGAGTAAAGTTCAGCTGATATATGTGGGAATTTCGCAGATAGTAGGAGGTCCGGAGTTAGGACTTCTTATTCTGTCCAATCTTTCGCACACAAGGCAGATTGCCATAGTGTGTGATAGTCGCATGGAGTATGAACTTGGCTTACGGACAGGCGATAAATCAATCACAGAAAGATTATTGCCCGAAGTGCTTTGTAATGTCAATCCACTGATGACGAGTGAGCATTATGAAATACTTTTCAACTCAATCATTGACGGACAGTATAAGGCACTCCTGGTGAATAAAGATGACCTAAGTCTTATGCCCATACGTGCTTCGGATGCTGTACTTCTGGCACATGTAGCAAAGCTGAATATTTTTATGGAAGAACATCTCTTCAACCGGCAGAGTGTTGACAACAGTACTGGCAAGAACAAGATAGCACTGCCAGTCAATGCACTAAGCCTTGAGATGTTGCGCCATGCCTTGGAGAAAGCGATAGAAGATGAGAACTATGAATTGGCTTCTATGCTCCGGGATGAGATGAAGAACAGGGGAAAGGAGCCTTAA
- a CDS encoding nucleoside permease → MNLKVRLALMNFLEFAVWGAYLTSMGRYLGNIGIGAEIGYFYSMQGVVSIFMPALMGIVADRWIPAQRLLGFCHLLAGLFMFATAGYGLSVGEHAEFSVIFTLYSLSVAFYMPTLALTNSVAYSALSNAGMDTVKDFPPIRVFGTIGFILTMWLVDLLGFQSNQNQFITSGVVSIVLFLYTFTLPNCEVSKGTDQKSFIDAFGLRAFTLFKQKKMAIFFIFSMLLGVSLQITNSFANPFLFSFGAQPEFADSFGVQHANILISLSQISETCCILLIPFFMRHYGIKNVMLMAMFAWVLRFGLFGIGNPGFPGILLFVLSMIIYGVAFDFFNISGSLFVDNSTEPALRSSAQGLFMLMTNGIGATIGTLTAQAVVNTHTYQKVVNGDVLTVGDWQSCWFIFAGYAFVVGVSFAVIFRPKKV, encoded by the coding sequence ATGAATTTGAAGGTACGTTTAGCGTTGATGAACTTCTTGGAGTTCGCAGTGTGGGGAGCTTATTTGACCTCTATGGGTCGCTATCTTGGTAATATCGGTATTGGTGCTGAGATTGGTTATTTCTATTCAATGCAGGGAGTGGTGTCTATCTTCATGCCTGCCTTGATGGGTATCGTGGCGGACCGATGGATTCCTGCCCAGCGCCTGTTAGGCTTCTGTCATTTGCTTGCCGGCTTGTTTATGTTTGCCACGGCAGGTTATGGCTTGAGTGTAGGTGAACATGCAGAGTTTTCTGTTATCTTCACACTTTATTCACTTTCTGTAGCATTCTATATGCCGACGTTGGCACTTACCAACTCTGTAGCCTACAGTGCTCTGAGCAATGCTGGTATGGATACTGTAAAAGATTTCCCACCAATCCGTGTGTTCGGTACGATTGGTTTTATCCTTACCATGTGGCTTGTTGACCTTTTGGGCTTCCAGAGCAACCAGAATCAGTTTATTACTTCTGGTGTAGTAAGTATTGTTCTTTTCCTCTACACCTTTACGTTGCCTAACTGTGAGGTAAGTAAGGGAACTGACCAAAAGAGCTTTATTGATGCCTTTGGCTTGCGTGCTTTCACACTCTTCAAGCAGAAGAAGATGGCAATCTTCTTTATCTTCTCAATGCTTTTAGGTGTAAGCCTTCAGATAACCAACAGTTTTGCCAATCCATTCCTGTTCAGCTTCGGTGCTCAGCCAGAGTTTGCAGATTCATTCGGTGTGCAGCATGCCAATATTCTTATCAGTCTTTCACAGATAAGTGAGACCTGCTGTATTCTCCTTATACCGTTCTTTATGCGTCATTATGGCATCAAGAATGTAATGCTGATGGCTATGTTTGCATGGGTTTTACGCTTTGGACTTTTTGGTATTGGTAATCCGGGATTTCCGGGTATATTACTTTTCGTACTGTCAATGATTATCTATGGTGTGGCCTTTGACTTTTTCAACATTTCTGGTTCACTGTTCGTTGACAACAGTACTGAGCCTGCTCTTCGTTCGTCAGCACAGGGCTTATTTATGTTGATGACCAATGGTATTGGCGCAACAATTGGTACATTGACAGCTCAGGCTGTAGTTAATACCCATACGTATCAGAAAGTTGTGAATGGCGATGTCCTGACAGTCGGTGATTGGCAGTCTTGCTGGTTCATCTTTGCAGGCTATGCCTTTGTTGTAGGAGTCTCGTTCGCTGTAATCTTCCGTCCGAAGAAGGTGTAA